One window from the genome of Macaca fascicularis isolate 582-1 chromosome 7, T2T-MFA8v1.1 encodes:
- the SEMA7A gene encoding semaphorin-7A, whose product MTPPPPGRAAPSAPRARVPGPPARSVLLLRLLLLLWAAAASAQGHSRSGPRIFAVWKGHVGQDRVDFGQTEPHTVLFHEPGSSSVWVGGRGKVYLFDFPEGKNASVRTVNIGSTKGSCLDKRDCENYITLLERRSEGLLACGTNARHPSCWNLVNDTVVPLGEMRGYAPFSPDENSLVLFEGDEVYSTIRKQEYNGKIPRFRRIRGESELYTSDTVMQNPQFIKATIVHQDQAYDDKIYYFFREDNPDKNPEAPLNVSRVAQLCRGDQGGESSLSVSKWNTFLKAMLVCSDAATNKNFNRLQDVFLLPDPSGQWRDTRVYGVFSNPWNYSAVCVYSLGDIDKVFRTSSLKGYHSSLPNPRPGKCLPDQQPIPTETFQVADRHPEVAQRVEPMGPLKTPLFHSKYHYQKVVVHRMQASHGETYHVLYLTTDRGTIHKVVEPGEQEHSFIFNIMEIQPFRRAAAIQTMSLDAERRKLYVSSQWEVSQVPLDLCEVYGGGCHGCLMSRDPYCGWDQGRCVSIYSSQRSVLQSINPVEPHKECPNPKPDKAPLQKVSLAPNSRYYLSCPMESRHATYSWRHKENVEQSCEPGHQSPNCILFIENLTAQQYGHYFCEAQEGSYFREAQHWQLLPEDGIMAEHLLGHACALAASLWLGVLPTLTLGLLVH is encoded by the exons GCCATGTAGGGCAGGACCGGGTGGACTTTGGCCAGACTGAGCCGCACACGGTGCTTTTCCATGAGCCAGGCAGCTCCTCCGTGTGGGTGGGAGGACGCGGCAAGGTCTACCTCTTTGATTTCCCCGAGGGCAAGAACGCATCTGTGCGCACG gtgaaCATTGGCTCCACAAAGGGGTCCTGTCTGGATAAGCGG GACTGCGAGAACTACATCACTCTCCTGGAGAGGCGGAGTGAGGGGCTGCTGGCCTGTGGCACCAATGCCCGGCACCCCAGCTGCTGGAACCTG GTGAATGACACTGTGGTGCCACTTGGCGAGATGAGAGGCTATGCCCCCTTCAGCCCGGATGAGAACTCCCTGGTTCTGTTTGAAG GGGACGAGGTGTATTCCACCATCCGGAAGCAGGAATACAATGGGAAGATCCCTCGGTTCCGCCGCATCCGGGGCGAGAGTGAGCTGTACACCAGTGATACTGTCATGCAGA ACCCACAGTTCATCAAAGCCACCATCGTGCACCAAGACCAGGCTTACGATGACAAGATCTACTACTTCTTCCGAGAGGACAATCCTGACAAGAATCCTGAGGCTCCTCTCAATGTGTCCCGTGTGGCCCAGCTGTGCAGG GGGGACCAGGGTGGGGAAAGCTCACTGTCAGTGTCCAAGTGGAACACTTTTCTGAAAGCCATGCTGGTATGCAGTGACGCTGCCACCAACAAGAACTTCAACAGGCTACAAGACGTCTTCCTGCTCCCTGACCCCAGCGGCCAGTGGAGAGACACCAGGGTCTATGGTGTTTTCTCCAACCCATG GAACTACTCAGCGGTCTGCGTGTATTCCCTCGGTGATATTGACAAGGTCTTCCGCACCTCCTCACTCAAGGGCTACCACTCAAGCCTTCCCAACCCTCGGCCTGGCAAG TGCCTCCCAGACCAGCAGCCGATACCCACAGAGACCTTCCAGGTGGCTGACCGTCACCCAGAGGTGGCGCAGAGGGTGGAGCCTATGGGGCCCCTGAAGACGCCATTGTTCCACTCTAAATACCACTACCAGAAAGTGGTCGTCCACCGCATGCAAGCCAGCCACGGGGAGACCTATCATGTGCTTTACCTAACTACAG ACAGGGGCACCATCCACAAGGTGGTGGAGCCGGGGGAGCAGGAGCAcagcttcatcttcaacatcatgGAGATCCAGCCCTTCCGCCGCGCAGCTGCCATCCAGACCATGTCGCTGGATGCTGAGCGG AGGAAGCTGTATGTGAGCTCCCAGTGGGAGGTGAGCCAGGTGCCCCTGGACCTGTGTGAAGTCTATGGCGGGGGCTGCCACGGTTGCCTCATGTCCAGAGACCCCTACTGCGGCTGGGACCAGGGCCGCTGCGTCTCCATCTACAGTTCCCAACG GTCAGTGCTGCAATCCATTAATCCAGTTGAGCCACACAAGGAGTGTCCCAACCCCAAACCAG ACAAGGCCCCACTGCAGAAGGTTTCCCTGGCCCCGAACTCTCGCTACTACCTGAGCTGCCCTATGGAATCCCGCCACGCCACCTACTCATGGCGCCACAAGGAGAACGTGGAGCAGAGCTGCGAACCTGGTCACCAGAGCCCCAACTGCATCTTGTTCATCGAGAACCTCACGGCGCAGCAGTACGGCCACTACTTCTGTGAGGCCCAGGAGGGCTCCTACTTCCGCGAGGCTCAGCACTGGCAGCTGCTGCCCGAGGATGGCATCATGGCTGAGCACCTGCTGGGCCATGCCTGTGCCCTGGCCGCCTCCCTCTGGCTGGGGGTCCTGCCCACACTCACTCTTGGCTTGCTGGTCCACTAG